The DNA sequence TGGGAGTTCGTGTGGCTGGGCCGCACCTGGACCCTCGCGATCCTCATCCCCCTCGCGGTCGTCGGAGCGTTCCTCCTCGCCGTCGCGGCCTACCCGTTCTTCGAGCAGTGGGTGCGCGGCCCGGGACGGGACGACGGGCTGCTCGACCGCCCGCGCAACGAGCCGACGCGCACCGGGCTGGGCGTCGCCGGGCTGGTCTTCTACGGAGCGCTCTGGGGTGCGGGCAGCGCCGACCTGGTCGCGACACAGTTCGGGATCGGGCTGGAGGACGTGGTCCACGCGTTCCAGGCGCTGGTCGTGCTGGGGCCGGTCGCGGCGTTCGTGCTCACCCGTCGCGTCTGCCTGGCGCTGCAGAAGAAGGATCGGGACCTGCTGCTGCACGGTTATGAGACCGGCCGGATCGTGCGGCTGCCCGGCGGCGAGTACGTGGAGGCGCACGCGCCGGTGCCGACGGAGCAGCGACAGCGCCTCGCCGGACCGCGCAGCGTGCCCCCGGTCGTCATCCGGCCGGACGAGTCGGGGAGGATCCGTCCCTGGACCCGGCTTCGTGCGCGCCTCGCGCGGACGTACCTCGAGGACCGGATCGTCGCGCTTCCGCCGGGACTGCCGAGCCGACAGGACCGCGGAACGCCCGACGCGAGCGGCACCGGCGAGGACGAAATCCATGAGACGAGCGCGGGACGAGCGGGAGCGGCCTGACCCGAGCGATACCGCGGCGGACGCGGCGGCCTCGGAGGCTCTTGCTGCTGAGGTCCTCGCGGCGGTCACGGCGGCCGACGTCGACCGGCTGATCCGTGCCGTCGGTCCGCAGCCGCGTATCACCGTCGACAGCGGGCAGGAGCAGGACGGCGCCGGCTGGCCGCTCCTTCTGCGCGCGCTGGGGTTCGCGGCTCCGGCCCGGCCGGCCTGGCGACTGCGCTCGGTGAACGGCGGTCCCGCCCTGGTCGGCAGCCGCGAGCGGAGCGTCGTGGTCGTCGTCGTGCTCGCAGGCGCCGTCGGCGCGGCCACCGACGTCTGGATCGTGACGAACCCGGACAAGCTCCGGCAGTGGAGCGTGTGGTTTCTCGAGGGGTGAATGCTCCGGTCTACGAACGCGGTCAGGACTTCCAGAGGCGGGATGGAGTTTTCGCCAGTACCGTCGGCGGTTCACCACGAGGACAGGAGATGATGGCGAGAGTGACGGACACCGAGCGCGTCGTGACCCGGCCGGACCCGTCCGGCGCTTCGACCGTCGGCGCGAGGAAGCCGCGATCGGGCGCCATCGATGTCGTGCGCGTTCTGGGCATCGTGGCCGTCGTCGCCGGTCACACCCTGCCTTTTCCGATCGTGCGGACCCTGCTCTACAGCTGGCATGTCCCGCTGTTCTTCGTGCTCGCCGGATATTTCTGGTCGCCGAGCCGCTCGCTCACGCAGGAGCTGACGACGCGGACCCGGACACTTCTGCGCCCGATGGTCACATGGTCGGTGCTGATCGGGGTCGTCTTCGTGGTCGTCGACCTGCAGTTCGAATCCAGCACCTGGCAGCGGCTGGCCGGCCCGTTGACCGACGGGGAGAACTCCGCGATGCCGTTCACGACGTTCTGGTTCGTGACGGCCCTGTTTTTCTCGGCCGTCTTCCTGCGCCTGCTGTGGCGGCTGCCGCGGATGGTGGTGTGGGCGGTTGCCGGTGTCGGACTGGTGCTGAGCTTCACTGTCGGACCCCTGCTGGCGGCCACCCCGCTCTCGGTGGGCTCCGCTGTGCCATGCGTCGCCTTCCTCGCGCTCGGCATCGTCGCGAAACGCCTCCGCCCGCGCGTCACCCGGCCTGGTCTGCTCGGAGGCGGACTCTTGGCGGTCTCGGCCGCACTCGTCCTCAGCGGAGTCGCGCTTCCGCTGGATATCAAGCAGGGCGACTACGGGACGCCGGTACTCAGTGCCCTGGTCGCCGTTGCGATCTCGTTCGGGCTCGTGCTCACCGCCGAATGGCTCTGCG is a window from the Leifsonia shinshuensis genome containing:
- a CDS encoding acyltransferase family protein produces the protein MTDTERVVTRPDPSGASTVGARKPRSGAIDVVRVLGIVAVVAGHTLPFPIVRTLLYSWHVPLFFVLAGYFWSPSRSLTQELTTRTRTLLRPMVTWSVLIGVVFVVVDLQFESSTWQRLAGPLTDGENSAMPFTTFWFVTALFFSAVFLRLLWRLPRMVVWAVAGVGLVLSFTVGPLLAATPLSVGSAVPCVAFLALGIVAKRLRPRVTRPGLLGGGLLAVSAALVLSGVALPLDIKQGDYGTPVLSALVAVAISFGLVLTAEWLCERLPESVGRIATVLACGGFAVVLAHPVILWAMTRFGPPVPDWMLFALCLLIPWAVALGALRTRASAWLTGSEPLRA